From the Limibacillus sp. genome, the window CCGTCGAGTGCTGGTTTCCCTCGACCTAGACCTGCTGGCGCAGGTACTCGCGGAAGCTCATGTCGTCGTAGGCGCCCGCTTCCACGTACTTGAACATGGCGAGGAAGTGCTCGGGCTTCATGTAGCCCTGCAGGCGCGCGACCTCCCGCTCTCGGGGAGCCAGATCGGCCAGGCCCTCGGCGCTCTCCGGGAAGAACTGGAAGGAGGGGGTGAAGCGCACGCCGTACTTCTGGGCGAGGTCCTTCTCCGCCAGCTCTTCGCCATCGAAGTCGAGCACCCGGCGCGAGCCGATGATATTGAGCTGCAGGATGTCGAAGTTGCTGCGCACGTAGTCGTTGATCGCGGGATCCGCGAAGTTCACGAAGTGCGTCTCCTTGCAATAGGGGCAGCCCTTGAGCTCCCACATCACGGCAAAGCGCTTGCCCGAGGAGGCGCTGGTCTCAAGGTCGTCGGCCAGTTCCAGAAAGCTCTCCAGGAACCAGGGCTGACGATAAAGGCCATCCTCGGTGAGGATCGGCTCCTCCGCCCAGGCGCGCTGCGCCAAGCCGCCGGCGGCCCCGAGGGCCAGGGCGGAAACCCCGATATCTTTCAAAAGCGCGCGGCGCGTGATCATGGCGTTTACCTCCCGAGCGTTTGGACGTATTGTATTCAATATTGCGAATAGCACAATACGAATGCCGGAGGAGGCCCTCGGAAATGACCTTGC encodes:
- a CDS encoding thioredoxin family protein, with amino-acid sequence MITRRALLKDIGVSALALGAAGGLAQRAWAEEPILTEDGLYRQPWFLESFLELADDLETSASSGKRFAVMWELKGCPYCKETHFVNFADPAINDYVRSNFDILQLNIIGSRRVLDFDGEELAEKDLAQKYGVRFTPSFQFFPESAEGLADLAPREREVARLQGYMKPEHFLAMFKYVEAGAYDDMSFREYLRQQV